The following proteins are encoded in a genomic region of Amphiura filiformis chromosome 18, Afil_fr2py, whole genome shotgun sequence:
- the LOC140139416 gene encoding uncharacterized protein, with the protein MTELKELREATVFESIFTETSDLITKLDLNPLAVPRRRRPPARFTGPAAAHHAESAVEHFRMAYFQLVDGMMNNLSDRFGEGSKADLQDYQKLEEIITTGIVDQDILHKYPEFNTNLTAFKTQLDMFLHTSKATTIEGATRAYQNMSADVRALFPDVKSLLKLMLVCPVTSCECERSFSALRRLKTWLRSTMTQTRLNSCAVCNIHKLVLDDIDVVPLAAQFASRSETRKICLVTSLEVVYHFEDILVMILGFLPSNSKSNQAFPGNYGGLIGPDYDYMAERRLFLQYIGLRIVYAQLVNGYRLHACTA; encoded by the exons ATGACAGAGCTGAAAGAACTGCGTGAAGCTACTGTATTTGAATCAATTTTCACTGAAACTTCTGATTTAATAACCAAGCTCGATCTCAATCCACTGGCAGTCCCAAGACGACGAAGACCACCAGCACGATTTACAGGACCTGCAGCTGCGCACCATGCTGAATCGGCGGTAGAACACTTCAGAATGGCCTACTTTCAACTTGTAGATGGTATGATGAACAACCTCTCTGACAGATTTGGTGAAGGTTCAAAGGCAGATCTGCAAGACTATCAGAAGCTAGAAGAAATTATAACCACAG GAATTGTTGACCAGGACATTTTGCATAAATATCCTGAGTTCAATACCAATCTCACTGCATTCAAGACCCAGCTTGACATGTTTCTTCACACATCCAAAGCAACGACAATAGAAGGTGCAACCAGAGCATACCAAAACATGTCTGCAGATGTTAGAGCTCTTTTCCCAGATGTGAAGTCTCTTCTGAAGTTGATGCTGGTGTGCCCAGTAACATCATGTGAATGTGAGCGTAGCTTCTCTGCACTCAGACGTCTGAAAACGTGGCTGCGGAGCACAATGACACAAACAAGGCTGAACTCTTGTGCAGTCTGCAACATTCACAAATTAGTGCTAGATGACATTGATGTAGTACCCCTTGCAGCTCAGTTTGCGTCAAGATCAGAGACAAGAAAAATATGTTTGGTAACTTCACTTGAAGTAGTatatcattttgaagatattctgGTTATGATCTTAGGTTTTTTACCCTCAAATAGCAAATCTAATCAAGCCTTTCCTGGTAACTACGGGGGTTTAATTGGTCCAGATTATGACTACATGGCAGAACGACGTCTTTTTTTACAATACATCGGACTTCGAATTGTTTATGCTCAGCTGGTTAATGGTTATCGCTTGCACGCCTGCACCGCATAA
- the LOC140139054 gene encoding follicle-stimulating hormone receptor-like: MEEVCDGQLGCPGGDDEIRCDIEGCPDECNCAYQENNLQIDCSKGWTMETIKNMARTTNTLTLSGGLFSVLEAGLFKGLFALNSLSLERNSIDHLELGAFDGLTNLTWLDLSSNNISRLTNHAFRGLPQLKVLYLLNVPISTIQTDAFLETTKLEILVLIRKTETNTSAVHVENGGFDSLHRLKELYADDRFLCCFFGDTLDKCVILEQQPPLFMCGSLMQNVFLRVFMWILGISAIIGNLFVVAVRVRERPTTKNARSIIVQAKQSFLIGNLAVSDCLMGIYMLILAFVDLYYGEEYFVYSDHWRSSQLCKLASFLSLLSSEASVFFITLISIDRFICIVFPLSKFQLGVMSTKVAAAITWAIAFVLGLVPTLQAGPESDL, from the exons ATGGAGGAAGTCTGTGATGGCCAACTGGGTTGTCCTGGAGGAGATGACGAAATAAGATGCG ATATTGAAGGCTGTCCTGATGAATGTAACTGTGCCTATCAAGAAAATAATTTGCAGATAGATTGTAGCAAAGGCTGGACAATGGAGACTATCAAAAATATGGCTAGAACGACCAATACACT GACACTTAGCGGTGGACTCTTCAGTGTCCTAGAAGCTGGATTATTCAAAGGACTGTTTGCATTAAATTCACT GTCATTAGAAAGGAACAGTATTGATCATCTCGAACTAGGCGCATTTGACGGTCTTACCAATCTGACATGGTT AGATCTTTCAAGCAACAACATTTCAAGGTTAACAAACCACGCCTTTCGAGGTTTACCTCAGTTGAAAGTATT ATACTTGCTGAATGTCCCAATCTCTACGATCCAAACCGACGCGTTTCTTGAGACTACTAAACTTGAAATTTT AGTTTTGATACGAAAGACCGAAACGAACACAAGTGCAGTACATGTTGAGAACGGAGGATTTGACAGTCTGCACCGTTTGAAAGAGTT GTACGCTGATGACCGTTTCCTGTGCTGTTTCTTTGGGGATACATTGGACAAATGCGTCATTTTAGAACAGCAACCTCCACTTTTCATGTGCGGAAGTCTCATGCAGAACGTTTTCCTTCGAGTCTTCATGTGGATTCTTGGAATCAGTGCAATTATTGGTAACTTATTCGTCGTAGCAGTCAGAGTTAGAGAAAGGCCAACCACTAAAAACGCTAGATCAATTATAGTCCAAGCTAAACAGTCTTTCTTAATTGGCAATTTGGCAGTTTCAGATTGCTTAATGGGTATATACATGCTAATTTTGGCATTCGTAGATTTGTATTATGGTGAAGAGTATTTCGTCTATTCAGATCATTGGCGCTCTTCCCAATTATGTAAACTCGCAAGTTTTTTATCCCTTCTCTCGAGTGAAGCTTCTGTTTTCTTCATAACATTGATATCAATTGATAGGTTTATTTGTATTGTCTTTCCGCTGAGTAAATTCCAGTTGGGTGTCATGTCAACTAAAGTAGCCGCAGCAATAACATGGGCAATAGCTTTTGTATTAGGTTTAGTTCCTACTTTGCAAGCGGGACCCGAGTCTGActtatag
- the LOC140139055 gene encoding zinc finger MYM-type protein 1-like, with protein sequence MKLGEKESHDFVGSHDAMLEDPTLSCMHPDMSGKRPSEPSSPKRGSILYYMNKKQRTSPNDPQEETPTPERASCDETSEAMPSSSQRCPPESESSSTEQVASTNEPNTSEIETSTEENSLVSGPNETESPTLSCSSACEPALTSNHLPDKPYQPVDTSGIPPKKTKTQLVYFQTKWFKTWPWLHYSKSRKGVLCFKCTSAYQQGLLSLANKKEDAFISAGFQNWKKVTGLGKNNLGRFHQHESSETHKFAAEQLRAQKRPTVVAQVDEQASQRQEINRRMLVKVYTSVKYLARQGLALRGHTADEGNFHQLLRLRAEDDPDLTSYTARATNYTSPQGQNEMLQDFSNAAMRHVADVIRKNKFYAVMVDGTQDITGAEQESICIRHVDDELNVHEDFIGLYEAPSSSGEAISTIIEDVIIRLGLSIDNLRAQTYDGASNMSGKYAGCQAKIKSKQPLAMFFHCSSHVSNLVMQHAVTSSPLVRDALQWVQDLGTLYRRSGNYKTIFKDIASELQPGTSTASIRPLCPTRWLCRQSAVESVVNNYKVVLDSLETMAQSSTSDTATKANGLLDRFQKGEVLLALRMVNKPLALLETLNAGLQARTATMSGIK encoded by the exons ATGAAACTTGGAGAGAAGGAGAG CCACGACTTCGTAGGTTCCCACGATGCAATGTTAGAAGACCCTACATTAAGCTGCATGCATCCGGAT ATGTCTGGTAAGAGACCGAGTGAACCGAGCTCACCAAAACGTGGGAGTATTTTATACTACATGAACAAGAAACAGCGAACATCCCCAAATGATCCGCAGGAAGAAACTCCAACTCCAGAACGTGCCTCATGTGATGAAACTTCTGAAGCCATGCCCTCTTCGAGTCAACGATGTCCACCCGAGAGTGAAAGTTCTTCAACAGAGCAAGTGGCGAGCACAAACGAGCCAAATACAAGTGAGATTGAGACCTCAACAGAAGAGAACTCACTCGTATCCGGCCCAAATGAAACTGAGTCGCCGACTTTGTCATGTAGCTCAGCATGTGAGCCTGCGTTAACATCCAACCATTTGCCCGATAAGCCATATCAACCAGTTGATACGTCAGGGATACCACCAAAAAAGACGAAGACACAACTTGTATATTTCCAGACAAAGTGGTTCAAAACCTGGCCTTGGTTGCATTATTCAAAATCACGCAAAGGTGTTCTTTGCTTCAAATGTACATCAGCATACCAGCAAGGCCTACTGAGCTTAGCTAACAAGAAGGAGGATGCCTTTATATCTGCTGGATTTCAAAATTGGAAAAAGGTAACTGGCCTAGGTAAAAACAATCTGGGGCGCTTTCATCAGCACGAAAGTTCAGAGACGCATAAATTCGCTGCTGAACAGCTTAGAGCACAGAAAAGACCAACAGTGGTTGCTCAAGTTGACGAGCAAGCATCACAACGGCAAGAAATCAATAGGAGAATGTTGGTCAAGGTATACACCTCTGTGAAATATCTTGCTCGTCAAGGTCTAGCACTAAGAGGCCACACAGCAGACGAGGGCAATTTCCATCAACTACTTCGTCTTCGAGCTGAGGACGATCCAGACCTGACAAGCTATACAGCACGTGCTACAAATTATACCTCTCCGCAAGGGCAGAATGAAATGCTGCAAGATTTCAGCAATGCTGCGATGCGTCATGTAGCTGACGTCATTCGCAAGAACAAGTTTTATGCTGTTATGGTGGATGGCACTCAAGACATCACCGGAGCCGAACAAGAATCTATTTGCATTCGGCATGTAGATGACGAGCTCAATGTTCACGAAGACTTTATTGGACTTTATGAGGCTCCTTCATCTTCCGGTGAAGCGATATCTACTATTATTGAAGATGTGATCATCCGTCTTGGATTGTCTATCGACAATCTGCGTGCTCAAACTTATGACGGTGCATCCAATATGAGTGGCAAATATGCTGGGTGCCAAGCCAAGATTAAGAGCAAACAACCACTAGCGATGTTCTTTCACTGCAGCTCGCATGTCTCCAATCTTGTTATGCAACATGCTGTGACATCCTCCCCATTGGTGCGAGATGCATTGCAATGGGTGCAAGACTTGGGTACTCTTTATCGAAGATCTGGAAACTATAAG aCCATCTTCAAGGACATCGCAAGTGAGCTACAACCTGGCACCAGCACGGCTTCTATTAGACCATTGTGTCCAACACGTTGGCTATGTCGGCAGTCGGCAGTAGAATCGGTAGTAAATAATTACAAGGTCGTACTCGATAGTTTGGAGACAATGGCGCAATCCAGCACAAGCGATACGGCAACAAAGGCCAACGGTCTCCTGGACAGGTTCCAGAAGGGAGAGGTTTTGCTGGCTTTAAGGATGGTAAACAAACCATTGGCTCTCTTGGAAACACTTAATGCTGGACTTCAAGCGCGGACAGCAACAATGTCAGGTATCAAATAA